Part of the Flavobacteriales bacterium genome, TCACCACGTCTTCAAAAGAATTTGCTATTTCAGCAATTCCTTTTCGTCCTTTTGGGTATTTAGTGAAACCAATTCAACTTTTAGAATTAAATAAATTGATATTTTCGGGGGTTGAATTCCTTGAAAGCTTAAAAAGTAAAGCTTTCGAAGTTATCTCAATACATACGGCCAATAAAATTGAATTTATCAAAACAGAAGACATTCTGTATCTTGAAGCAGATGGATCCTATACAAATGTTTTTTTGGCAAATCAAACGATTACCTCTTCTAGGCACTTGAAGATAATAGAACATAAACTGCCTAATCATTTTATTAGAATTCATGCAAAATACTTAGTAAACACTCATAAAATACTGTCACTAAACAAATCTAAAAACCCTGAATTAGAAATGATTAACCTCCAAAAACTACCCATTGCAAGAAGACGACTTGACTTTGTATTAAACCAACTACCATCCTGAAAGAAATTAATA contains:
- a CDS encoding LytTR family DNA-binding domain-containing protein, which produces MLGKHKLLIVEDDIDQATILENNLQENFTDTFDIQTAYTLEKALFLYHSFEPDLLILDIHFGDRTIFDFLYEKEYNEKVIIFTTSSKEFAISAIPFRPFGYLVKPIQLLELNKLIFSGVEFLESLKSKAFEVISIHTANKIEFIKTEDILYLEADGSYTNVFLANQTITSSRHLKIIEHKLPNHFIRIHAKYLVNTHKILSLNKSKNPELEMINLQKLPIARRRLDFVLNQLPS